The Trachemys scripta elegans isolate TJP31775 unplaced genomic scaffold, CAS_Tse_1.0 scaffold_83, whole genome shotgun sequence region CTGCATTCAATCTGCTGCACTAGATACTTTCCACTAGTGAGAGAGAAATGGGAAAGTTTAACACTTCCTTAACTATCCTTGTACGGGGCTGAACATTGATTAGGGAACTTTCTCTCAATTTCAGGTGGCTTTATCACTTTACTAATATATCTTTGACCCCATGAAAAAAGAATTTCCAACAAAAACTCCGAGGAGTCTGGTCcggcctctttctctctcctcctcttgttcactttgtttttaattttgttttatttaggctGGTTTTGGTTGATCCACTTTGAGAGATTCTGGCACAACTGAAATGGGATTTAAGCCTTTTTTCTGGGTGGTAGCAGTGGATCTTTTGTTGCGGATATTTGTACTCTTTACCTTTTGCTTAAGACAGAGCTTTGGCCAGAACATTTTGGGCATCTTTGACAGCATCATTCAGAAAGCTGTTCAGCATGTAATAGGTGGTTCCAAAGGAAACTCCTCCAGATAAGAAAGGACCAATGATTGGTATCAAATCTAAAGCCTCTTCAGCTGTCATCACTGCAGCACATGCAGATTTAGACAGAAAACTCACTACCCACTCTTTTGATATTGAGTTGGCCATAGGAACTGTTTTAATTACAGACTTCAGTTCTGCAACGGGCTTGCCAACCTGCTTAGCGAGTCTAGTAAGGGAATTATCATCCAAGCCAAAGGCAGTGAGGTAAAGTTTCATGTTTACCATCAAGATGGCTACATCACAAGCAAATGAGAGACCGGGAAGAGGAATAACGGCAATAGCACATGACACAAGGGCCAGTTTCCAAATATGTTTCTTCAGTtcagcctttttcttttccaGGATCTTTGCCGAGATGTTGGGCAGGCCCAGGATGAAAGCACGTCTCTTCTGAGCGTCTAGCTCATTCTCCAGTGTCTCCTGCAAGAGCGGGAAATCATACTTGTCCCAGTTCCAGCTGCAGATCAGGAAAACCCGTGGGGAGACCTCACCTGCATCCCTCAGGTTCTTGACGCAGTTGTCCCGGATCTCCTGCAGGATCCGCACCTCATCGTAGGTGCTTGGCCGGCGGGTCTGAGCTGCGTACAAGTCGGCATCCACTTTGGAGCGCACGTAGTAAAACCTCTTTCCCATCTTGTGAATCTCCCGGGCGAGTGTGATGTGGTGGGAAGTGAAGCGCTCTGAGGCAATGATAATGAAGAAGTCATAGCGGCTGAAGTTTACCTGTTTGAGGTAACTGCCTGGCTGAAAATTTGGTGTCCCAATTCCCGGCAGATCCCATACTGTTACATTGGGGAGTACAGGGTGTGGATAACCCTTTGGATCCTTTGTTGTTTCGACCACCCCAGTCTTCGCAGCACCTTCGTCTTCATCTCCCAGGCCTCGGATGGCATTGACGAAGGATGATTTTCCGGAGCCCGACTCTCCTGTGATGGCGATGTCCAGTGGGATTTTTTCTAATGATTCCAGCTCCTCCTTCAGTTTTGCTGCTGCGCCGTTGAGGTTTCCTGTTTCATAAGCAGCCTTCAGCTTTTCCAATTCCTCTCGGGAGAGTTTTCCGGCCATGGCAGCTCCTGGCAATGGTACAGCTGGTCTTACCAGAAAATCTTAGAAAAGGAATAGAAAGATTCTAACAATGTATTATTaactgtattattaattattaataattaattaattattaaattcCAAATGACCTGCTCACATGGGAAACTGTCGTTTGCTGGGGGTGAAAAGGATAATTTCACCAATCTCAGTTTAACGTGAATGAGTTTTCAACAAAGGCAGATCAAGTTTGCTATCTAGTCACTGCCTAAATAATGATGTTAAAGTAGAATTAAGGCTGCCCAGTTCTGCCTTATGTTTGGGGAGTGGCCAAATGCAACCCTCTGAACACTGTGAAATCAGAGTTAAGGTACCACCTCACACCCCGCACACCTCCAGCCAACCGTAGCTCTCTGCTAAGAAAGGTTTTTGGCCACTGTGATGGATCTCTAAGAAGGGACTACAACTGCAATTGTGCCCACAGAAATCAAGCCTGGATGTGCactggcagaggcagggccacacAGAAGGCAGGGAAACCCTCTGAAGTGTCCCATATCTGGCCCGAAATTTAAAGTTGCCCCAAGCAGTCCTGCATTGCCATTGCAAAGTCCCCACACTGGCTGCTCTGTCTAGCAACAGGTTTCACTTGCCAATCAAAAATTCAGCAGGGCAGCCAATTGACATCAGCTCCAAGCTGAGTCACAGAGCCAGGAAAAGGGAGGTTTCTCTACTGGCAACACCGAATGTGGCCACTCCCAAATATGCACCAATGGAAAAATCCAGAGGCAGGCCCACTCCTATTGCAATCCTGCCTAGCAAGATCTTATTAAGTGGCAAAGGCCTTGCAAACTCAAGACAGATTTAGCCAATCAGGAAGGTAAATAAGGTGATTGACAGACCAATATTAACCCTTTAGGCtggcctgtgctgctgctggattgATGCCTCCTGGAGCAGAGACAGACCTACAGAGAGACGCAGTGAATGAGCCATGGGTTCCAGGCACAGGGTGGGGGATAGCCCACTTCTCCCCACCTGGTGCATGGGGCTTTGGTTTGAGGGATCTAAAGACCCTGCCAAAAACCTGGTTCAAGAGGCAGTCCCCAGCTCCCTATGCATGGGGGGAATACCTGTGTGTGGGGCCAGAAGATCGTCTAGATCTCCTTCAGGATCATGGACAGCGGGTATCGTAGATACGGGAAGGCTctgccttcccaaactgcctgacgtggccccacccatgctccacctCCAGACCCCTCCTGTCCGCTGTTCCTGTGCCAGAGGCTGGGGGCGGTGGTGCACCCCTGGGGCCACGCCACAACACCTGTCCTCCCAGCACTGGAGCCGCTCCGACCGCCCAGCGCTGGGGGCTGGGGGCGCTCCGGCCGTGCCGCctgctcagtgctggggcaggtggctgggctgggaggggggcttcatgggcaggggggctggccgGCCAGGGGTTAGGCCGGGCAGTGTGGCCCAGGGAGGCCTAGGGAGGCTGGGGCCACGTCACCTGTCTCTCCGGCgctccaggggctgggagcactaccctggggcaggggccagtGGCCACCGTGTGGAGTggctgggggcactgggcagaGGCCAGCAGCCACAGTGGGGGTTGGGCTCCAGtgggtgcagaaggggcaggacctcgggcagaaggggcgggcttgggggctagcctccccaagccagaGGGTCACGCACCGCCCATGGTCAGGATCTTCTAGAtagctcctcctcctttcccagtATAtctttatgtctacactgcacaccacttGCAGTAGCATGTAAGGTATGTGTAGTTACACATGGCAGTGAAAAGccagctgcatccacactgtggGCAGGGAGGCAATGTGACACTATACTGCAAAAAAAAGCAACGTAAACCTGATGTGTCCTAGGAGTTCAGGCCTGTCTTTGCCCACCTAAGCCGTGCGTAACCATCTACATTGTTATTTATACATGTGCTGGGGCGTGTGCAGTGTTCTGTTACTCTACATGCCACTgtaaggagtgtgcagtgtagacataccctgagatccGGGCTAGCCAAGGGGTGGTGGGGATAGTCAAAAACAGACTAAACAagtgcttagggccccaagcagctcaaggggccCCCATTTTAGTATTACCCCCTCAAAAAAACTGTTCATCTTAATTAACGTAGGGTATTTAACAAGAGTATCAGGATGTATGATGGTGGTATATTTTTTTATCtctaaaaataaagcaatttgtATTTTGAGGGGTTGGGTGAGGAGTCAGGAAGGCAAAATATTCCTGTTAGGGCCTCCAGTGGGATATCACCacctctagggttaccatatctgaactttcaaaaaagaggacactccattggggggggggtacCCCCATcccctagccactccctcccacttcccaccctctgactgccccacacagaacccccaacccatacaacccccctgctcctcatcccctgcccctaaccacccccgggactccaccccctatctaagcctcccttctccttgtccccgactgccccctcctgagacccccctcaCCCTAACTGCCTCCCTAGGAACCcactccctacctgtcccctgactgttctgactcttctccacacccctgcccccgccagacccccgggactcccacgccccatccaaccactccccaccccctgacagcccccccccagaactcccggcccatctaaacccctctgctccctgttccctgactgctctgatccctcttcccatctctgccagccccgcccccagaactcccaaaccccccctccttgtcccctgactgccccatcctgggacccctgctcctaactgccctccagaacccaccccctacctaagcctccctgttccttttcccctgactgccccctcttgaGACcgcccccaccctaactgcccccctaggaccttaccccatacctgtaccctgactgcccaaaaccttatccacacctccatcccccccgaactcccaacccatccaaccctgctccctgtctcttgactgccccctccagaacctccctgccccttctctgaccccctgacccccttaccgtgtggcacgctgggcagcaggggagggggagcagggggaggagctccagaccgCCGGAGGCCCGATGCAAACGGCCGGCAATCTgcgaatgtggggggggggaggaggagggagagagaggaggggagtgattttaagctgcaggggagaggagggggaagcggaggaggggctctggctgaggcccgtgcgagtggcacgatccggccggctgccctgtcagccgcgcgtgctctgcatggggggtgaTATAGAATTATTCTACTTAACGGCCAGGAggcaaatttgtcacgtacacGTGGGAAACATGCAGTGTCAGTTATAGGttgtcttaactcaggaagttccttcgagaggaaatgtagccaaactccaaacctatAGACAATGGAACTCCCTGTGCCTGTATCCTATAGATAACTAACCacttagtttgcaaaataagcaaggagggGGCAAGTaaatgaacaataaggggtcaccAGAGGGGCAGATATATGTaacttgctaattatgtatggtaatgatagcaaattttgaccaatcatagagcgatagattatcataagcaactgcatataatgctttggtgtaagtgttttctttgttcttgctgacttatgagctcgaacccaattgcaattgaaataaacagatcacccctcccggggctccttgcttgacTATCTGTAtctgtctctccttattcctcagctggaacggacagaaatttctatgacagggggaaatccggacatttacaaattccccccggacgctatttttaactcaaaaaatccggacatgtccgtgagaatccggacgaatggtaaccctaccccaggCACTGAGCCTGAAGATCCCTGCTTCTTGACTGGATGGCCCCCAGGGGCCCAAAAGGTTCTGCTTTCGTTCCCTTTGAACTGTAGCTGTTACCCTCTGTACCTGGGGTACCTGCAACCTTCCCCTTTCCTGCCAGTCCTCAGAAACTCACCTGAGCCATGGGTCTGAGAGGTTATTGGGACCCACCAGGGTTAGCAGCACCTACACGACCTAGCTCCTGAACCCACCAACAGTGCTTGCGTCCAAGTCACGGTAAACCTGGCACATGACTGGCGCCCCAGGGGTTTAATGTACCCCAGCACTGCATGACTTCCAGAAACTATATCGCCACGTACATGCTGCTGGGCCTGGCTGTGGATTAAGGCTGGTTCTGAGCCCTACAATCAGAAGAGGCATCTACTCTGAAGACAGGCAAACACGGTGGTGCAAGGCAGAAGTAACCAGGGCCAGTCAGTTTGCTTGGTTTGGCCAGGCTGCGGGAAGTTCAAAGATTCAAGGGTGAGAGAATGTGAATGTTTCTCCAGTCGGGTAGGGAGAAGAGTTTGTCAAGGGCTGGGAGAGAGACTGCGTCTGGGGAGGGTCACTGCAATATGGTGGGTCTGACCACATTCTTGCCGATATCTCCTCGTGTCTGACACCAAATTGGCCACAGACTGCGGGGTGAGGAACCTGACGCTGTGCCCTGAGATCTCCAGTCAGAGTCCATTCCACTCCCTGCTTCCAAAGAGATAGAAACAAGAGCGTTCAAGGAACTGCACAGAAGCCTA contains the following coding sequences:
- the LOC117870649 gene encoding interferon-inducible GTPase 5-like isoform X2, encoding MAGKLSREELEKLKAAYETGNLNGAAAKLKEELESLEKIPLDIAITGESGSGKSSFVNAIRGLGDEDEGAAKTGVVETTKDPKGYPHPVLPNVTVWDLPGIGTPNFQPGSYLKQVNFSRYDFFIIIASERFTSHHITLAREIHKMGKRFYYVRSKVDADLYAAQTRRPSTYDEVRILQEIRDNCVKNLRDAGEVSPRVFLICSWNWDKYDFPLLQETLENELDAQKRRAFILGLPNISAKILEKKKAELKKHIWKLALVSCAIAVIPLPGLSFACDVAILMVNMKLYLTAFGLDDNSLTRLAKQVGKPVAELKSVIKTVPMANSISKEWVVSFLSKSACAAVMTAEEALDLIPIIGPFLSGGVSFGTTYYMLNSFLNDAVKDAQNVLAKALS
- the LOC117870649 gene encoding interferon-inducible GTPase 5-like isoform X1 is translated as MSTEDFLVRPAVPLPGAAMAGKLSREELEKLKAAYETGNLNGAAAKLKEELESLEKIPLDIAITGESGSGKSSFVNAIRGLGDEDEGAAKTGVVETTKDPKGYPHPVLPNVTVWDLPGIGTPNFQPGSYLKQVNFSRYDFFIIIASERFTSHHITLAREIHKMGKRFYYVRSKVDADLYAAQTRRPSTYDEVRILQEIRDNCVKNLRDAGEVSPRVFLICSWNWDKYDFPLLQETLENELDAQKRRAFILGLPNISAKILEKKKAELKKHIWKLALVSCAIAVIPLPGLSFACDVAILMVNMKLYLTAFGLDDNSLTRLAKQVGKPVAELKSVIKTVPMANSISKEWVVSFLSKSACAAVMTAEEALDLIPIIGPFLSGGVSFGTTYYMLNSFLNDAVKDAQNVLAKALS